DNA sequence from the Sphingomonas taxi genome:
CCATTCGACCGGCGCGATACGGAACCGCCGCACCCACAGCACCGCCGCCCATAGCAGCAGCGCGTCGACCGCCAGCGCGAGCGCCATCATCGCCGCCCAGCCCATCCGCCCGTACAGGCCAAGCCCGTAAGGCGAGAAGATCAGCCACGACACGATCAGCGTCTGCGCAACGTACAGCGTCAGCGCGGTCCGCCCCGCCGCCGCGAACGGCGCCAGCCACCGCCCGCCGCGCGCGCTGCCGACGAGCAGCGCGACCGCCGCGACATGCCCCAGCGTCATCGCGAGCCGCGCGATATCGTCCCACATCCACGCGACGCCGATCCGGCCGTCGAAGCGCGTCGCCTCCCACGCGCCATACACGCGCAGCGGCAATCCGATGCCATAGCCCCAGGCGAGCATCCGCCAATAGCGCCGCCGCGACCAGCCACCCTGCAACGCGCCCAGCCGGAACAGTCCCGCACCGATCAGCATCGTCGCCACCGCCTCCCAGACGTAGACGATCTCCTCGCCGCCGAGCCGCTCCAGTCCGACGCGGCGCTGCCCCGCGGTCCAGTCGGCAGGGCTGCCGTGGCCGAAGCGATCCTCGCGCGCCACCGCGGCGGCATTCTCCCGCGCCATCTGCACCCGCGCCGACGCCGGCATTTCGGTCGTCAGCCCGCTCGCCAGCGTGAACGCCGCATAGGACAGGCCAAGGACGAACAGCGCCCGCGTCGACAGCGTCCGAAAAGCACAGGCGATCAGCGCCGCCACCGCATAGGTGTGCAGGATGTCGCCCGGCCACAGCAGCAGGAACATGTGCGCGATGCCCAGCGCCCATAGCACCGCATTGCGCCAGCCGTAGCGCAGCGCCACCGCCAGCGGATTGTCGCTCGCCGCCGCGATCCGTTCGGTGAGGAT
Encoded proteins:
- a CDS encoding DUF418 domain-containing protein produces the protein MTPADDEPDGAPRLVLLDILRGVAILAILLMNVSEMGASMTANWSDIRHIGWSGADRVAWWLDTLLVEGTARALLEMLFGAGMLILTERIAAASDNPLAVALRYGWRNAVLWALGIAHMFLLLWPGDILHTYAVAALIACAFRTLSTRALFVLGLSYAAFTLASGLTTEMPASARVQMARENAAAVAREDRFGHGSPADWTAGQRRVGLERLGGEEIVYVWEAVATMLIGAGLFRLGALQGGWSRRRYWRMLAWGYGIGLPLRVYGAWEATRFDGRIGVAWMWDDIARLAMTLGHVAAVALLVGSARGGRWLAPFAAAGRTALTLYVAQTLIVSWLIFSPYGLGLYGRMGWAAMMALALAVDALLLWAAVLWVRRFRIAPVEWAWRSVVEGRWLPLR